One Purpureocillium takamizusanense chromosome 1, complete sequence genomic window carries:
- a CDS encoding uncharacterized protein (COG:S~EggNog:ENOG503Q5TU), producing MGLRDLIKKKDDLAGKPQAEGAVHGLGGPEFTFIRTDTVSQELLYPPGDGANDTSYLSAPVAASPTSGRSPRRSLDVFHRSRSASVSSQASHQSSPTTKRRLSHRLHLKRQPESSENVPTNLPDIAADPKDTEGAESQWEKRATILAGQNELARSRPASPGPEARMADMSLGTRQRGRSVSSKQIDQDIQEAIQLHESGHLEKSTVLFARLADPQGANNPLSQVLYGLALRHGWGCEPDPQGAVRYLSAAASNSAAVEQMALQAGLKKGGAAKGELVLAIFELANCFRHGWGIPKDPIAAKQYYETAANLGDTDAMNEVAWCYLEGFGCKKDKFAAAKYYRLAEKAGNKTLGNTWIWKEKYDPPGEGAKKK from the exons atgggcttGCGCGACCTTatcaagaagaaggacgacTTGGCAGGGAAGCCGCAGGCTGAAGGGGCCGTTCACGGGCTTGGTGGACCCGAGTTTACCTTTATACGGACCGACACCGTCTCGCAGGAGCTCCTGTACCCtccgggcgacggcgccaacgacaccTCGTACTTGTCTGCCCCCGTGGCAGCCTCCCCGACGAGCGGGAGGTCGCCGCGACGGAGTCTGGACGTCTTCCACCGCTCTCGCAGTGCATCCGTCTCCTCGCAAGCCAGTCACCAGTCCTCCCCCACCACAAAGCGGCGTCTTTCGCACCGTCTGCACCTCAAACGGCAGCCCGAGTCGTCAGAGAATGTCCCCACCAACCTCcccgacatcgccgccgaccccaaGGACACGGAAGGTGCCGAGTCGCAATGGGAAAAGCGTGCCACCATATTGGCTGGCCAAAATGAACTGGCGAGAAGTCGCCCTGCGTCTCCCGGGCCTGAGGCTAGGATGGCCGACATGAGCCTCGGCACCCGGCAGCGCGGGAGGTCAGTGTCGTCCAAGCAGATTGACCAGGACATTCAAGAGGCGATCCAGCTGCACGAGTCCGGGCACCTGGAAAAGTCGACGGTTCTGTTCGCGAGGCTTGCGGACCCGCAAGGGGCAAACAACCCTCTGAGCCAGGTGCTGTACGGGCTCGCGTTAAG ACATGGCTGGGGATGCGAGCCAGACCCCCAAGGGGCGGTCCGCTACCTttcagcggcggcatccaaTTCAGCGGCTGTTGAACAGATGGCGCTTCAGGCCGGCCTCAAGAAGGGGGGCGCGGCCAAAGGAGAGTTGGTCCTGGCCATATTCGAGCTGGCCAACTGCTTCCGTCACGGCTGGGGAATACCCAAGGATCCCATCGCGGCGAAGCAG TACTATGAGACTGCAGCGAACCTTGGCGACACTG ATGCTATGAACGAGGTCGCCTGGTGTTATCTGGAGGGCTTTGGCtgcaagaaggacaag TTTGCAGCGGCAAAGTACTACCGActggcggagaaggcggGAAACAAGACTCTTGGTAACACTTG GATCTGGAAAGAAAAGTATGACCCGCCGGGTGAGGGGGCAAAGAAGAAGTAA
- a CDS encoding uncharacterized protein (COG:S~EggNog:ENOG503NZ10), which translates to MSEEDKELLARIGQLAGMCITSPPLRGSPLTPGDAGQINRHKNQQTGAGVAQSMHPTPTRRETYVAGPFRRRSQYADNQYRQATAPYSFSHPRGGYRGGRGRGAPAPHRHRTLHLNNSRPGTEASTPSGSVTPDGSTAWVTRNDRHRQLINANVYEKEAQNRVKAIEETRQRKLRNHRLKEKMRFNDYMQQQQVSSAAVSNPSPQDVRNELIIAGLRFRVMDGGKKLARIKDDATASMETPKSTTVASVVFHRTKTGNLVANRVVQDHRYVAASRSGDWLTFGRRSGGVKKVDVPCRIFSSTGKYYMTSLDRAIPRNHGCYGAYGTRLTGVAGSCPKGPSCRFMHDPHKVGVCKDFLKDGKCANGELCDLSHELTPERVPNCLHYAKGYCAKPDCVFTHSKAAPTAPVCQAFGFCGYCEKGAECGERHVFECPNFSNTGVCKNKGCKLPHRERASVLRGNAAGTDQDMEDISSDDGSVDSDDVDSDDVAEYIEADSDDSDFENPKDFLPI; encoded by the exons ATGTCGGAAGAAGACAAGGAGCTTCTAGCTCGCATCGGCCAGCTTGCCGGTATGTGCATCACCTCACCTCCTTTGCGTGGCTCGCCACTCACGCCCGGGGACGCAGGACAAATCAACCGGCACAAGAATCAACAAACCGGAGCTGGCGTTGCACAGAGCATGCACCCGACCCCAACACGGCGTGAGACCTACGTCGCAGGGCCCTTCCGACGCCGCTCACAGTATGCAGATAACCAATATCGACAAGCGACCGCTCCATACTCGTTCTCGCACCCGCGTGGCGGCTACAggggcggacgaggacggggagcgCCGGCACCCCACCGCCATCGCACCCTTCATCTGAACAACTCTCGGCCTGGCACCGAGGCCAGCACCCCCAGCGGCAGCGTCACGCCTGATGGCTCGACAGCCTGGGTCACGCGAAAtgaccgccaccgccagctcATCAACGCCAACGTATACGAGAAGGAAGCGCAGAACCGGGTCAAGGCCATTGAGGAGACGCGCCAGCGCAAGCTGCGAAATCACCGGCTCAAGGAGAAGATGCGATTCAACGACTACatgcaacagcagcaggttTCGTCTGCTGCCGTATCTAACCCGTCACCCCAGGATGTAAGAAACGAGCTCATCATTGCCGGGTTGCGGTTCCGCGTCATGGACGGGGGAAAGAAGCTGGCGAGGATAAAAG ACGACGCTACTGCCTCAATGGAGACACCAAAGAGCACCACGGTTGCAAGCGTCGTATTCCATCGGACTAAGACGGGCAATCTCGTCGCCAACCGCGTGGTGCAGGACCATCGGTATGTCGCGGCCTCTCGGTCGGGCGATTGGCTGACTTTTGGCAGACGAtccggcggcgtcaagaaAGTCGACGTGCCGTGCAGGATCTTCTCTTCGACTGGTAAATACTACATGACAAGCTTGGACCGGGCAATCCCTCGAAACCACGGATGTTACGGTGCGTATGGAACACGACTGACTGGCGTTGCAGGTTCATGCCCCAAGGGCCCATCGTGTCGGTTCATGCACGACCCGCACAAAGTCGGCGTGTGCAAGGACTTTCTCAAGGACGGGAAGTGCGCAAACGGCGAGTTGTGCGACCTATCCCACGAGCTGACCCCGGAACGCGTCCCCAACTGCCTGCATTATGCCAAGGGCTACTGTGCCAAGCCCGATTGCGTGTTTACTCACTCCAAAGCAGCCCCCACTGCACCCGTGTGCCAGGCGTTCGGCTTTTGCGGCTACTGTGAAAAGGGGGCCGAGTGCGGCGAGCGGCACGTATTCGAATGCCCCAACTTCAGCAACACGGGCGTGTGTAAGAACAAGGGATGCAAGCTCCCGCACCGCGAGAGGGCAAGCGTCCTTCGGGGCAACGCGGCCGGAACGGACCAAGACATGGAAGACATttcgagcgacgacggctcggTAGACTCAGACGACGTCGACTCAGACGATGTGGCCGAGTATATCGAggccgactcggacgactcGGACTTTGAGAACCCCAAGGACTTTCTTCCCATCTAG
- the RBL2 gene encoding tubulin folding cofactor A (COG:Z~EggNog:ENOG503P65J) yields MPAPSPLAIATSSVERLLKEEKSYHQELAQQEAQVKALEDKIKARGAASEDGNDEFMLKQQQTAVEQTRAVFAPLRERIATAVTKLEEQIATSEESNTNAADLETAKAVLARARAA; encoded by the exons ATGCCCGCACCCTCGCccctcgccatcgcgacCAGCTCCGTCGAGCggctgctcaaggaggagaagtCGTACCACCAGGAGCTGGCGCAGCAGGAGGCGCAggtcaaggcgctcgaggacaagatcaaggcccgcggcgccgcgagcgaggacggcaacgacgagtTTATGCTCAAGCAGCAG CAaaccgccgtcgagcagacCAGGGCCGTCTTCGCGCCGCTCAGGGAGCGCATTGCGACAGCCGTGacgaagctcgaggagcagatCGCGACGAGCGAGGAGTCCAACACAAACGCCGCCGACTTGGAGACAGCAAAGGCGGTTCTGGCgcgggccagggccgcgTAG
- a CDS encoding uncharacterized protein (COG:S~EggNog:ENOG503Q5TU), translating to MGLRDLIKKKDDLAGKPQAEGAVHGLGGPEFTFIRTDTVSQELLYPPGDGANDTSYLSAPVAASPTSGRSPRRSLDVFHRSRSASVSSQASHQSSPTTKRRLSHRLHLKRQPESSENVPTNLPDIAADPKDTEGAESQWEKRATILAGQNELARSRPASPGPEARMADMSLGTRQRGRSVSSKQIDQDIQEAIQLHESGHLEKSTVLFARLADPQGANNPLSQVLYGLALRHGWGCEPDPQGAVRYLSAAASNSAAVEQMALQAGLKKGGAAKGELVLAIFELANCFRHGWGIPKDPIAAKQYYETAANLGDTGERCQVFVWGSGGLS from the exons atgggcttGCGCGACCTTatcaagaagaaggacgacTTGGCAGGGAAGCCGCAGGCTGAAGGGGCCGTTCACGGGCTTGGTGGACCCGAGTTTACCTTTATACGGACCGACACCGTCTCGCAGGAGCTCCTGTACCCtccgggcgacggcgccaacgacaccTCGTACTTGTCTGCCCCCGTGGCAGCCTCCCCGACGAGCGGGAGGTCGCCGCGACGGAGTCTGGACGTCTTCCACCGCTCTCGCAGTGCATCCGTCTCCTCGCAAGCCAGTCACCAGTCCTCCCCCACCACAAAGCGGCGTCTTTCGCACCGTCTGCACCTCAAACGGCAGCCCGAGTCGTCAGAGAATGTCCCCACCAACCTCcccgacatcgccgccgaccccaaGGACACGGAAGGTGCCGAGTCGCAATGGGAAAAGCGTGCCACCATATTGGCTGGCCAAAATGAACTGGCGAGAAGTCGCCCTGCGTCTCCCGGGCCTGAGGCTAGGATGGCCGACATGAGCCTCGGCACCCGGCAGCGCGGGAGGTCAGTGTCGTCCAAGCAGATTGACCAGGACATTCAAGAGGCGATCCAGCTGCACGAGTCCGGGCACCTGGAAAAGTCGACGGTTCTGTTCGCGAGGCTTGCGGACCCGCAAGGGGCAAACAACCCTCTGAGCCAGGTGCTGTACGGGCTCGCGTTAAG ACATGGCTGGGGATGCGAGCCAGACCCCCAAGGGGCGGTCCGCTACCTttcagcggcggcatccaaTTCAGCGGCTGTTGAACAGATGGCGCTTCAGGCCGGCCTCAAGAAGGGGGGCGCGGCCAAAGGAGAGTTGGTCCTGGCCATATTCGAGCTGGCCAACTGCTTCCGTCACGGCTGGGGAATACCCAAGGATCCCATCGCGGCGAAGCAG TACTATGAGACTGCAGCGAACCTTGGCGACACTGGTGAGCGGTGTCAAGTCTTCGTTTGGGGTTCAGGGGGGCTGAGCTGA
- a CDS encoding uncharacterized protein (COG:S~EggNog:ENOG503NZAQ), translating to MASWELLDERSESELHKTRLLNVEEKPFKRITKRLGAISLAVSSASQARNAAEPSALLTSDSLREDLTFDFAAFDSSIARFQFLHDANQRERERYEADQQQILAECQEVRGSNGQLREQLEAARATLAQRKKFDELADKITSNRLLRPREDQRVNLAKLEDECRDLERESETYSTTWRERRDQFNKIMEEGMMLRRQIRDEKEEVDRREGMNEGGEEDAEPDKEDKEGQTPKNASSDHPTPRPDGGDSQAKAGESEGETPRPVSSGAPTPSAGTPRPEKAKAKSLLPRDTQQRLETRDAPTPSSQADDAARQDVEMEEGEQLDREDAEDGEGLDDEGVEGFGDKPASNTDTMEVDD from the coding sequence ATGGCCTCCTgggagctcctcgacgagcgaAGCGAGTCTGAGCTCCACAAGACGAGGCTGCTCAATGTCGAAGAGAAACCATTTAAGAGAATCACAAAGCGTCTTGGCGCGATCTCGTTGGCGGTTTCGAGCGCGAGCCAAGCTCGGAAtgccgccgagccgtcggcgctccTCACCAGCGACTCCCTGCGCGAGGACCTGACCTTCGACTTTGCCGCCTTCGACAGCAGCATCGCCCGTTTCCAATTTCTACACGATGCGAACCAGCGGGAGCGAGAGCGATATGAggcggaccagcagcagatcTTGGCCGAGTGTCAGGAGGTGCGAGGCAGCAACGGGCAGCTGcgggagcagctcgaggcagcacgggcgacgctggcgcagcgcaaAAAGTTTGATGAGCTGGCGGACAAGATTACGTCGAAccgcctgctgcggccgcgcgaGGACCAGCGTGTCaacctggccaagctggagGACGAGTGCCGCGATCTCGAGCGCGAGAGCGAGACGTACAGCACGACATGGCGGGAGCGGCGTGACCAGTTCAACAAGATTATGGAGGAGGGCAtgatgctgcggcggcagatCCGCGACGAGAAAGAAGAAGTCGACCGGCGGGAGGGCATGAACGAGGGAGGTGAGGAGGATGCGGAACCCGACAAGGAAGACAAAGAGGGCCAGACGCCCAAGAACGCATCAAGCGACCACCCGACCCCGCGtccggacggcggcgacagccaggccaaggccggAGAGAGTGAGGGCGAGACGCCGCGCCCAGTCTCGAGCGGCGCTCCTACCCCGTCTGCCGGCACGCCCAGGCCGgaaaaggccaaggccaagtcTCTGCTTCCAAGAGACACCCAGCAACGGCTCGAGACGCGGGAcgccccgacgccgtcaagccAGGCGGACGATGCGGCACGTCAAGACGTGGAGATGGAAGAGGGTGAGCAGCTTGACAGGGAGGATGCcgaggatggggaggggcttgatgatgagggcgtcgagggcttTGGGGACAAGCCGGCGAGTAACACGGACACCATGGAGGTGGACGACTAG